TGTCTCGTATATTGTTCCGAACCGTACAACGTTTCAGCTTCAAAAACGAAGCCCTGTTTTAACAATGGCATTAAATACGCTCCATTcctatatacaaaattttttattaaataatataagtcTTATAAAATGAgtgttattttattacttaccTTATAATTCTAGTTAAAATTCTAGATGCTCTTGGATTTTTCGCGTGTCTAATGTAAGCTGATAATGCTTCAATGGTTGCAGGATCGGCCAACCGATCAATTGGATCATTTGAATGACTTAATCGACTTAGTAATACTAATGTCCACACATTTGCATACTCCCACACATTCGACGATTTAGTTTCTTTTGCCACATTCTGAGACTCTTCTATATCTATAGTTATCGATTTACAACTCTTTAATGACTCAACTTCTGCTTGGGGTTCTAAAAAGTTAAGTGTAAATTATTAGTTCCAAGTGTTTTCAAGATGATTTTATAACAATTGTCACAAAGTACATGTATAAACTAATTTACCATCCTCTGTATCCATCATCTCTGTATCACTACAAACTGGACTGTAATTATCCTCGGCATTTTCGTCATTTTCAATAGAATCATAAAAAGGTAATGGTGGTGTACTGGGAGGTGAAGAGGAAACACTAGTAGCACTTCCTGGACTCCAGTCATCTCGATAATAGTCTGAACTAAATCtataaatgaacaaatttttaatttacgttTTCTACAATATagacataaataaaattttacaaactcACCTTCCTAAATTCGtcttattgtattttaattccGTTTGTCTACTAGGAGGAGaatcattttctcttttctttgaaatatttgttcTCTCGTTAGATACATCTTCAGTTACCATTTTTTTTAATCTAACAACTAAAACATCAATCAAACCATTTTTTACCATTATTGTAATGCTTGGATCATCATAAACAAATTGTGCTAAAGCATGCAATAACATGGgatgatatttttcattctcagTATCTTTTAGTAAAGATAATATTAATTCTAAACCCGATGCCATCCTAATTCTCGCACGATTTACAGCTTCTCTACAGAACAAACATAAACTGACTAATGTTTCCTTAGATAATTCCAAGTGATCTTTAATAAGGGCAATAAAACTTTCAATAGCACCAAAATTCCCTAAAATGGGACGACATTCTGCAATTTGGCAAAGATTGTACAAACACCTAATTGCCACTTTATTATTCATATCACAGCATTGCACAATAATCTTATAACCCTGTATGTCTTTTTCTCCTCGTAATTGTTCTCCAACTCGTGGATCCAATGTGGCCAAAAAAGCACATATGGCTTTTAAACAGGTTTCTATTAGCTCCACATACTTTTTATCtgtttctgatttttctttTGCCAATACTAATAAACATGTAATTCTAAATATTACTCTAGACTCTAAGATTTCTTCTCTACTACCTTCATATGTATTCCAAATATTCCTataaaaaacatatacaaattaattaaaaataccaCCTAGTACAAGGATATTgttttttgttatatatattcattttgtAATACCTTACTGCTCTGACAGCCATTAAGtatgtttgtatatatgtatctaaTTGTAGAAGATTAATCAATGCTTGGATTGCACCAGCTTCACATAATGATTTTGCATGCCAGTCACTTTCAGATAAATTCCCGATTAGTCTGCAGGCACGACAGTGTATAGTATTTTCTAGTttgatatgttttattatagAAACTATACGACTTGCTATTTTAGAGCCTCTGACCTAGAAAAAGATTTGTGCTGCATTATTACAAATAAGCAAATTCTATAGAAAAGATACTCTGTTTATAAGTATATAACAGATAAATTTTATCAACTGATTTTAAAGATGAAAATAGATATATCTGTACCTTTTCCCTTGCATCTGAATTCATGCAAGCATTCGCTAAAATACTCAGTGTCATgtttagtatttttatattatgataATAATGAAGTAAATTTACTAAAATGCCTAATCCTCCATCTTTGGCAAATTGCTTATAGCATTTTGAATCATTTTTAAGTCGTACTAAACATGACAAAATCCCGCCTTTTGACTCCaattttatgcattttactAATTCTTGTAATATCGGGCCGTTTTGTCTCTCGTCCATAAtaggtatttttataaataagtggaaaaatttatgaaaattcgttaattttttaaaagaaacataACCTCTAAATTGTACTGCCACCGAGGTTGACAGCTACACCCGTACAGCAACTTAcaaaaataagtgaaaaaaGATTCAgcttaattaataattcttcgTTATCAAAATATGTTTAGAAAACGATTATACAATACACATAAACACAATTTGATATCTAAATTTAGGATTTTGTaaacataattaattaattattttatagaattatttttttaaatatcccgCTATTTGACTTTGTTTTTGAATACGCACACTGTAGCGCTACAATGCTTTCAATGGAGTTAgtagatattagatatatattGTACAGGAAGAGTGAGGAACATAATTGAAGTAATCGTGGAGCATATTAATGATTCGAATAAGGTATTTGACAAGCATAATAATTACTAGTAAATgctattaataacaattatatatatttaagtatttattTATGAGTATTTATTATCATCTGTTACTATATATAcatgttatttttttaaatttatttaatgtttaattGATTCCCTCATTTTAGTAATGGAGATATGTttcaaaatgaatttaaagagtatgtacattataataaatacaatattataattaaaaaaaattcaatgtatcaaaaaaattatttttattattcatttacattTGAAACATACTTTAATAGCAATTCTATCAATATTGATTTCAAAATAAACCAAATTTTCGTTTCACTTTTGAAAATGGAATTACTTTCCCCTATACTTTATAGTTAAATTGCGAaggtttatgcaaatttacatttttataaggAAACGAAATCTAGATAGATATTTATGTATCACtcttcaaatattataatgaatactTTACCCTTTATATTgtggatattttatgtattatgtgcatttttattaattttattattatgcgcgtttaaattttttataaatgtatataaatatacataaacaaCAATTCTAAATCATTACGTAAAGTTATCGACATGTATcgttataatatatctattactTTTTTCCAGTGAATATctcgaaaattaaaattcatcgcTAATGTAATGTTGAAACCGAGCGAAAATTGACTCATATCATCGTAGAGAAGTATAACTTTTATCTGTCAACGAagagaaaaatacataattttagtTGCGTTTCGTAAgaaacgaatttctattttGCGTAAGCGCACCGTGAAAAGTATCATCATCCGTGAAGCGCACCTGCTGCGTTTAAGGAAGGGCAGTGTCTGTGAATAAAGTATAGTGGAGGCGTCAAAATGATAGGAGAGGGCATGGGGATCGGACCGTGAGCTACGCAGGAGATGTCGACAAGATGACAGCGGTTGTATGACGCTCGTTTCGTTGATTCTTCGGGTATAGCGTTGTAGCGTGTACCGGAAAGGAAAATCGttcacgaacgaaacgaacgacttATGCCTCGTTACGGTGACACGTCTGTTTCAATAGAATCTCTGTGTCAAAACGAGATCGTGATCAGGCGTATTCGGGTGAGAGCCACGACCGCCGCCGCGCCCGTGCAATGTACACAGCGGCTTGAATCGTGCCCGAGATCATCACTGTCCCCGAGGAGTCCTCTCTTTAAACGGCCTGGAGTAGAGTAATGAGCGTTTTCGGGGATTTCCAGCGTGTCTGGGTACAGAGATTCCCGGACAGCGCCTTGCCGGCAGCTTGGGAAGAAGACGTCAGGGCCAACCTAGTCAAGCATAAACAGAAGGTGAGAATCCAGTCAGGAATTCTGTTATTATCTTCTAATTGCAAAAGAATTTTCTTCGATGAagttatcaaatatttatattaagatTTTTCtgtagatatatttatttaaataaaaattggaaatatcaGACACATGGGATACCAAGGGATATGTTTTCTTGCATTTTGAATTAAGTAATTTAACATAGttggttttattttaaaagctataatatattatttatgatttgtatgtaatacattttaattctGTACTATTAATGGAAGAAAGACCAAACAGGAATATTATTTCTTGATATGATTATCTTAATGCCAATTATTTCTTAGAAATAAATAGTGGAAAAGTTAATATATTGGAAACTTTAAGtaggatttatatttttaagggGACTGTTTAATAAATTGTTAGTTCCTTATTACATAAAACTTTCCTCCTTGCTGAGGTATTGGGAGCTTTATTCTATGAGTCATCGTATTAATTTCTTACTTAACTGGGAAATTAagctaatttatatttaaccataattgatatttttaatgtgATCTACTATTTATGTTCATTGTATTggtttcaaataaattaaaaaattttgtttatcttacaaatttctctatatattatctattattatttataaaggaaatgaaactattaaatatatttaactatCTGCTATACTAAGAACATCAATTCTTATTACTAAATTTCCTCATACAATATATTCTCACTGTTTAATTACTTGTCATTTACTTCAATTTTGTTATGATCTACTAAGGacacaaatttatattatgtacattttatatAGATTATGTACAATAATGTAGTTACATAATTAACTGTAGTAAAATACttaaacaaaatcattattattttcacaGGTGACTGCTTTGAGAGAAGAACTTGAAAAGGAAGAATTTTATGTGGAATATTTAGAAAGGTTATTGGCTGATGTTGAACGTCATAAACAATTAgcaaatagtaatattacaaCTACACCTGAGAAACAGCAATCCATAGAATCACAAAATCAACACAGTTGTTTAGCAACAGAGAATAATTTGGGAGATTCTACAAGCTCATCTAATGTTCAACATGTGGAATCATTAGCCCCACCTCTTCCAGCACCTGAAGATATAAGTAAATTTCAGGACAAGTGTGTTTCTGAACTAAGTTCTACTCTTAGTACAAGCAAAAGACCCAAAAGTGAAATACCAAGGAGTCCTGATAAAGTGCCTGAACTTAGAAGAAACAGTGACCCAGATGTGCCAAGTAACTATGTCACTGTAATTGAAGTGACAGGAAGctcaaagaaagataaaaatgaagaatCTCTTAAAGAGGAAGATGAAAAAGGTATTATATTTTTGCTATATTatagttttataattatatattataattttataattttaaaattttatttaataattttaattgtattcGTTTCATctatattaacaattaaaaatagatttaGAAAATGCAGTTAATGAAGATGGAGAAGATGGTGATGCAGAGGCATCAGAGGAGGAACCTTATTATGATTCTGTAGCCTTAGATCAAACAggagaatatgtatatattgatgCACGTGTTCCACCTGTTGGAAACAATAATGGCAGTAGAGCACCACCCAGAAGACCACCCTCCTTACCTGATTCTCCAGGGAATCAGAGTAATTATGTCAACATTGATTATTTTATACAGTAAGTTATTTGTATCTGAACATcattggtttaaaaataattttacattaaatatatatatttacaaatatacatCTGTTTATTTATAGACATCGAGCGGCAATGGATAGTGAGGATGAAGAGGGTGCAAGTCCTGCACCACCAATCTTATTACGTGCTCTTAGCACGGATAACGAAACTGGTAGTAGTGACGCAGAGCCTTTAAGCCTAAGCGAAGGTAGCTTAGAATCTCCAACGCCAACTACACCTCGTCGACAGGAGAAAAGTAAAGACCGTGAAGATGATAGAACGTCTATGATTAAATGCATCGTAAACTCGGTGGTAGAGAGTGAAACTATTTATGTCGAATGTCTAAATGTAATGTTACaagtatgtaatatatttatcattttccaTAATATGCATAAATAACATTACTTTGATTAAAAAAGTATATGTTGTTTGTAGTACATGAAAGCCATCAGGGCAACATTAACAACGTCCCAACCTGTTATTTCTGAAGATGAATttggtacgatgttttataaaattcctgAATTACATGCACTACATCAAACATTTTTGGATGGTCTTAGAAAGAAACTAGACAAATGGGACAGTAAAACTACTATAGGTGAACAATTTAAAGTAAGaactaaatatattaatatattaatattgagAAATTCATACATTCTGCCCtgttattaatattctattatgaaTTACAAATTAAGATAATGGCCAGCAATATAGGATTATATGGAGCTTTCTTACATAATTACGCTCGCGCTACTGATACTGTGCGGAGGTGTTCTGCACATTCGACTCAATTTGGTGAAATTACAAGAGATATAAGACTTAGAGGAGTTCCAAAAGGACCAGGTTTATCTCTTGAAGATCTTTTACATAAGCCAGTAGCGCGAGTACAAAAAAATGCCCTAGTATTGCATGTAAGTATTGTATAGTTTATGCTTTTGCTATATTAGCCAAAcctatatagatatagatatacatTACAGATAAAACGTTGATTGGATAAGTTGATAAAATGATGTGGAAATGTACTTTGTAAACGTTATCTTATCTCAATTCGCATTGATAATTGTGTCTCAACTGATTGTAGGATCTTCTTAAGCACACACCAGTGAATCATGCAGATCATGCGCCACTTTCAGAGGCTCTTGGTATGACTAGAAATTTCCTAgacgaatttaatattattcagaCGAAGTCAATGTTTCCGGTAAATAAACTATATTTATagctataataataattaatttagtaTTTTGTAAAACTATATTATTTTTAGAGTCATGATAGAGCACAACGGAGATTAGTAAAAAACTCGTTTGTGGTAGAACTGTCTGATGGTCATAGAAAGTTGagacatctttttctttttaatgacgTAATTGCTTGTGCAAAGTATAAAGCTTCTGGCAGAGACAAATTTACATTTGAGTTGAAGTGGTATGTACCAGTGGCAGAGGCGGTAGTGACAGAAGATGGCATTGAACCTCGTGAAACTAGTCCAGCTAATGTTGTAGCTTTGAGGTACATATAAAAGT
This DNA window, taken from Bombus terrestris chromosome 3, iyBomTerr1.2, whole genome shotgun sequence, encodes the following:
- the LOC100643883 gene encoding armadillo repeat-containing protein 5, whose translation is MDERQNGPILQELVKCIKLESKGGILSCLVRLKNDSKCYKQFAKDGGLGILVNLLHYYHNIKILNMTLSILANACMNSDAREKVRGSKIASRIVSIIKHIKLENTIHCRACRLIGNLSESDWHAKSLCEAGAIQALINLLQLDTYIQTYLMAVRAVRNIWNTYEGSREEILESRVIFRITCLLVLAKEKSETDKKYVELIETCLKAICAFLATLDPRVGEQLRGEKDIQGYKIIVQCCDMNNKVAIRCLYNLCQIAECRPILGNFGAIESFIALIKDHLELSKETLVSLCLFCREAVNRARIRMASGLELILSLLKDTENEKYHPMLLHALAQFVYDDPSITIMVKNGLIDVLVVRLKKMVTEDVSNERTNISKKRENDSPPSRQTELKYNKTNLGRFSSDYYRDDWSPGSATSVSSSPPSTPPLPFYDSIENDENAEDNYSPVCSDTEMMDTEDEPQAEVESLKSCKSITIDIEESQNVAKETKSSNVWEYANVWTLVLLSRLSHSNDPIDRLADPATIEALSAYIRHAKNPRASRILTRIIRNGAYLMPLLKQGFVFEAETLYGSEQYTRQLCVLAETGGAVGELTSILLRGEEAHKLVIAVSIPFLIKSRYILKSLLNNHGGLQLIFHVLSDQQHVLHENAIWSICRLANTLEIQPEIIEKCQITDTASTDFPRVYDNHPKPATVTFELDDGTTVDACRQTLCQKSDAFSAMLEGYFSESGKKRVKLRNTSKEGLNTLLLAANGATFENRTIESLLDAVLLADKFLMADISDILTESSISQLNYKNFSKAWNWARVNSCHELKSCCVKRFLTAPMTKPERVQAFQDFSTTESFQEFLDEVRKIINNVLCQR
- the LOC100643237 gene encoding active breakpoint cluster region-related protein isoform X2; amino-acid sequence: MSVFGDFQRVWVQRFPDSALPAAWEEDVRANLVKHKQKVTALREELEKEEFYVEYLERLLADVERHKQLANSNITTTPEKQQSIESQNQHSCLATENNLGDSTSSSNVQHVESLAPPLPAPEDISKFQDKCVSELSSTLSTSKRPKSEIPRSPDKVPELRRNSDPDVPSNYVTVIEVTGSSKKDKNEESLKEEDEKDLENAVNEDGEDGDAEASEEEPYYDSVALDQTGEYVYIDARVPPVGNNNGSRAPPRRPPSLPDSPGNQSNYVNIDYFIQHRAAMDSEDEEGASPAPPILLRALSTDNETGSSDAEPLSLSEGSLESPTPTTPRRQEKSKDREDDRTSMIKCIVNSVVESETIYVECLNVMLQYMKAIRATLTTSQPVISEDEFGTMFYKIPELHALHQTFLDGLRKKLDKWDSKTTIGEQFKIMASNIGLYGAFLHNYARATDTVRRCSAHSTQFGEITRDIRLRGVPKGPGLSLEDLLHKPVARVQKNALVLHDLLKHTPVNHADHAPLSEALGMTRNFLDEFNIIQTKSMFPSHDRAQRRLVKNSFVVELSDGHRKLRHLFLFNDVIACAKYKASGRDKFTFELKWYVPVAEAVVTEDGIEPRETSPANVVALRSQACTVRDQILWEERNDEKRIRIGGRGSEKNRKKLAELEAQLVLASPNLVLRVAHKSQHRVQNSYTFFLSSEFERSQWVEAVEALQQGGQPPGPLPLSMYELQAWVTACRTYLQTDMGSYLLRSGRDESLLLGDLHLTLLGLTPPGLDRVGDLYIIVEVDSYGHYFKRARSRVARGQAPTWGETFVVELEGSQNVRILLYEECGTRSVLRGKCIQRLSRSWLQSDQVERSLNLGPATLDVALRFVPSEVTLRRVPSAKPQGLFGAKIQQVCKREKRDVPFIITACVREVERRGVGEVGLYRVSGSASDLTKLRKSFESNSYEAEQLLKEVDVHSVTGVLKLYLREMPEALFTDALYPAFLEAFQTGELSKGAALRRVYESLPAVNKAVIDFLLTHLIRVNKHEAQNKMSLHNLATVFGPTLLRPGTNSRSDAKSRDPLAAGTVDVMAQAGILYCFLQMHMQQNNQSL
- the LOC100643237 gene encoding active breakpoint cluster region-related protein isoform X1; protein product: MSVFGDFQRVWVQRFPDSALPAAWEEDVRANLVKHKQKVTALREELEKEEFYVEYLERLLADVERHKQLANSNITTTPEKQQSIESQNQHSCLATENNLGDSTSSSNVQHVESLAPPLPAPEDISKFQDKCVSELSSTLSTSKRPKSEIPRSPDKVPELRRNSDPDVPSNYVTVIEVTGSSKKDKNEESLKEEDEKDLENAVNEDGEDGDAEASEEEPYYDSVALDQTGEYVYIDARVPPVGNNNGSRAPPRRPPSLPDSPGNQSNYVNIDYFIQHRAAMDSEDEEGASPAPPILLRALSTDNETGSSDAEPLSLSEGSLESPTPTTPRRQEKSKDREDDRTSMIKCIVNSVVESETIYVECLNVMLQYMKAIRATLTTSQPVISEDEFGTMFYKIPELHALHQTFLDGLRKKLDKWDSKTTIGEQFKIMASNIGLYGAFLHNYARATDTVRRCSAHSTQFGEITRDIRLRGVPKGPGLSLEDLLHKPVARVQKNALVLHDLLKHTPVNHADHAPLSEALGMTRNFLDEFNIIQTKSMFPSHDRAQRRLVKNSFVVELSDGHRKLRHLFLFNDVIACAKYKASGRDKFTFELKWYVPVAEAVVTEDGIEPRETSPANVVALRSQACTVRDQILWEERNDEKRIRIGGRGSEKNRKKLAELEAQLVLASPNLVLRVAHKSQHRVQNSYTFFLSSEFERSQWVEAVEALQQVMRSHMYLDKSKGGQPPGPLPLSMYELQAWVTACRTYLQTDMGSYLLRSGRDESLLLGDLHLTLLGLTPPGLDRVGDLYIIVEVDSYGHYFKRARSRVARGQAPTWGETFVVELEGSQNVRILLYEECGTRSVLRGKCIQRLSRSWLQSDQVERSLNLGPATLDVALRFVPSEVTLRRVPSAKPQGLFGAKIQQVCKREKRDVPFIITACVREVERRGVGEVGLYRVSGSASDLTKLRKSFESNSYEAEQLLKEVDVHSVTGVLKLYLREMPEALFTDALYPAFLEAFQTGELSKGAALRRVYESLPAVNKAVIDFLLTHLIRVNKHEAQNKMSLHNLATVFGPTLLRPGTNSRSDAKSRDPLAAGTVDVMAQAGILYCFLQMHMQQNNQSL